The following proteins are encoded in a genomic region of Cryptococcus gattii WM276 chromosome I, complete sequence:
- a CDS encoding uncharacterized protein (Similar to TIGR gene model, INSD accession AAW46009.1) encodes MPTSLYNTQFDQEEQDSIFLSSDVLPTDALFPPELTAPFSDSQFLFENSSDDLGRYDQRRGSLSSNEDSLPFLSPTNPQSMSSTSPRHSLSPLTGEPSFHPTSHSPHSHSSASPLSSSGTDDVLLARSFEGVSSGELDMFLLPEPSNDYSVNSDGFGGQKSGHWLFLPGRTEGFNGMGDEWIQNLFKDPVQGNGFDDINQQPQPQSGGFDFSQILAGFQQQSQQQPLQQLQQQVGQTIQPQMVKQEPLVKQDGWGHEQNLSNSQHGFTFTHPSFAPTNQPKDVKSASIPRIASVRRPTTSKTEAITATAPTPIGKHNKTERRYRQKVQAAQADLRDAIPALRLLYGTSTPEQLATTDIRAPDGTVDGLGEVTRPNASAKATILIGARVYIELLQKRSAKLQRMVNELETFRRAVEGEAGLAAWKEDFGRREAEIERVEAEQLADKLKEEEDESEGEDDDADEEPAKKRKRTTAPRAKPKAAAKTKITPQSTAAVGARVFAAFAMSFSFVPSASTVFRAPPQPQALATDKVLGHATNQQILARVPLIVAEHTSRLLARCLPSALVPVPATLLEWVWRLVVAAVLAVVMRPIISKWTTKSDEKIRPGTVESVLEDVAGIVSRKKVQKTEWERFAAGVIGGANNASTLAKWHTILHLNVTASSPYSLALLALLQPEFPLLRSPQQIWFTAQSRVDGTTPPALVTVLGLPLHEALRCLSSLPPTSAPLSALAEQITLIHVHDLYTRFFIHLVEASTISPLTTTSLKSLLSALESHNLGANLKASAFDKEIKSVMQGTQKGSVVHALGLVLIGLWGIFTGPSPSAQASLAAALATEQASCASHGLSSVSALLELLYPGCAPISQANALADPPLSPNAQKVDTLALSIIEYLSLLLTTSRSTEAATTDREGRKEESLGVQRKVVKLRGVLNKTGWVGVESEVDADEFEEVYDQSEDFTLGDEADKRDFRPHQLESERIHYERAKERLVDILAKIGRRAAGRASGRDEDSGLEGDLDEL; translated from the exons ATGCCGACCTCACTCTACAACACTCAGTTCGAccaagaagaacaagaCTCGATCTTTTTGTCTTCTGATGTTCTCCCAACGGACGCTCTTTTCCCTCCTGAACTCACTGCTCCATTCTCAGATAGTCAGTTCCTCTTCGAGAATTCCTCAGACGACCTCGGAAGATACGATCAACGCCGAGGTTCCCTCTCTTCGAATGAGGATTCACTTCCTTTCCTATCACCCACCAACCCACAGTCAATGTCGTCAACCTCCCCACGTCATTCCCTTTCTCCGTTAACAGGTGAACCTTCCTTTCATCCCACATCACACTCTCCGCATAGTCACAGTTCCGCTTCGCCTTTATCGAGCTCGGGAACGGATGATGTTCTTCTTGCTAGAAGTTTCGAAGGTGTGAGCAGTGGGGAGTTGGATATGTTCCTGCTTCCAGAGCCGAGCAATGACTACTCAGTTAACTCTGATGGTTTTGGAGGACAGAAGTCTGGACATTGGCTGTTTTTGCCTGGCCGGACTGAAGGATTTAATGGAATGGGTGATGAGTGGATTCAAAATCTCTTTAAGGACCCTGTGCAAGGAAATGGATTTGATGACATTAATCAACAGCCGCAACCTCAGTCGGGTGGTTTTGACTTCAGTCAAATATTAGCAGGATTTCAACAACAGTCTCAACAACAACCACTGCAGCAACTGCAGCAGCAAGTTGGGCAAACTATCCAGCCTCAGATGGTGAAGCAAGAACCTTTAGTAAAGCAGGACGGCTGGGGCCATGAGCAAAACTTGAGCAACTCTCAACATG GCTTCACTTTTACTCACCCCTCTTTTGCTCCCACGAACCAACCTAAGGATGTCAAATCCGCTTCTATCCCTCGCATTGCGAGTGTGCGCCGTCCGACCACTTCTAAAACTGAGGCAATTACCGCGACTGCTCCCACTCCTATTGGCAAACACAATAAAACTGAGCGCCGTTATCGCCAGAAGGTGCAAGCTGCTCAAGCCGACTTGCGGGATGCCATACCTGCTCTACGTCTCTTGTACGGAACTTCCACTCCTGAACAGCTCGCCACTACCGATATCCGTGCACCTGACGGGACAGTTGACGGTCTAGGAGAGGTGACTAGGCCCAACGCTAGTGCAAAAGCCACCATTTTGATAGGGGCGAGAGTTTATATTGAACTCTTGCAAAAACGCTCGGCAAAGCTTCAAAGAATGGTCAATGAGCTTGAGACATTCAGGAGAGCGGTGGAAGGTGAAGCAGGCCTTGCAGCTTGGAAGGAAGACTTTGGACGAAGGGAAGCAGAAATTGAGAGGGTAGAGGCTGAACAATTGGCGGACAAGCTtaaggaggaggaggatgagagcgaaggtgaggatgatgacGCGGACGAAGAACCTGCCAAAAAGCGTAAGCGTACAACTGCACCAAGGGCCAAACCAAAAGCAGCAGCCAAGACCAAAATCACTCCTCAGTCTACTGCCGCTGTTGGCGCGCGAGTGTTCGCAGCGTTTGCTATGTCATTCTCTTTCGTCCCTTCTGCTTCCACTGTCTTCCGCGCACCCCCTCAGCCCCAAGCTCTGGCAACGGATAAAGTCCTTGGGCATGCGACAAATCAACAAATCCTTGCCAGGGTGCCCTTAATCGTCGCAGAGCATACATCGCGCCTCCTTGCCCGTTGTCTCCCGAGCGCCCTTGTTCCCGTCCCTGCAACCTTGCTAGAGTGGGTGTGGAGACTTGTTGTCGCTGCTGTTCTTGCTGTGGTCATGCGTCCGATCATCTCCAAATGGACCACTAAATCCGACGAGAAGATCAGGCCAGGTACAGTAGAGAGTGTTCTAGAAGATGTCGCCGGGATCGTCTCGAGAAAGAAGGTCCAAAAGACTGAATGGGAAAGATTTGCAGCAGGTGTCATTGGTGGAG CCAATAATGCGTCTACACTGGCAAAGTGGCATACCATCTTACACCTTAATGTTACCGCCTCATCACCCTATTCTCTCGCACTCCTTGCACTTCTCCAGCCTGAATTTCCTCTCCTGCGTTCACCGCAGCAAATCTGGTTCACCGCCCAGTCACGTGTTGATGGAACTACCCCTCCCGCTTTAGTTACTGTGCTTGGATTGCCCTTGCACGAAGCCTTGCGTTgcctttcttctcttcctcccacTTCTGCACCTCTTTCCGCCCTCGCCGAACAGATCACTCTCATTCATGTCCACGACCTGTACACTCGTTTCTTCATCCACCTAGTTGAAGCTTCAACCATTTCTCCCCTAACCACCACATCACTCAAATCTCTCCTTTCCGCTCTTGAATCTCACAACTTGGGCGCCAACCTCAAAGCATCCGCCTTTGACAAGGAAATCAAAAGCGTGATGCAAGGTACTCAGAAGGGATCAGTCGTACATGCTCTCGGCTTGGTATTAATTGGTCTTTGGGGGATCTTTACTGGGCCTAGTCCCTCAGCTCAGGCATCCCTTGCGGCAGCACTTGCAACTGAACAGGCCTCATGCGCATCTCATGGGCTCAGTTCAGTCTCAGCTTTGCTTGAGCTCCTTTACCCAGGCTGTGCTCCTATCTCTCAAGCCAACGCTTTGGCCGatcctcctctttcaccAAACGCTCAGAAAGTCGACACTCTTGCGTTGTCAATCATTGAAtatctttctcttcttctcaccaCTTCTCGCTCCACAGAGGCGGCAACTACGGACCGAGAAGGtaggaaagaagaaagtCTTGGTGTACAGCGGAAGGTAGTCAAGTTGAGAGGAGTCTTGAACAAGACTGGATGGGTGGGTGTGGAATCTGAAGTCGATGCGGATGAATTTGAGGAAGTTTACGATCAGTCCGAGGACTTTACACTAGGAGACGAAGCGGATAAGCGTGATTTCAGACCTCACCAACTTGAGAGCGAGAGAATACATTATGAACGAGCGAAGGAGCGATTGGTCGACATCCTCGCCAAGATCGGCAGGCGGGCAGCAGGAAGGGCaagtggaagagatgaagattCAGGATTGGAGGGCGATTTAGATGAATTGTAA
- a CDS encoding uncharacterized protein (Similar to TIGR gene model, INSD accession AAW45928.1): MSNLYATEPATNAKVIIDTTAGEIEVELWGKECPKAVRNFLALTMEGYYDGVIFHRVVPGFIIQSGDPTGTGMGGESFYGEPFQDEIHGRLKFNRRGLLGMANNGSRNSNTSQFFITLDAAPELTNKHTMFGKVVGNTIFNVLNIGNLDTDKEEKPLIPPKIRRIHIIENPFDDIVPRITAEEKKAQQKAKLEAKKDMEQRERRAKAKKNTGLLSFGDSEEIPEESVTIKKKSMTRQDLVDPSEVQGSESRTSKMTETFVNIPPSLKDLGKSRENEAREEKKAVDLKNIRAKHEREKTGGSAARQAEIKRMEEDLRRLKKRSGSLSDSDSDSSSRARHKGPSYLEQELAKYASNRGRAAMKAGNKRSRRDEEEDVLAEMRKFSSRVMQAEDEPEEEKAEEIEEGETKEGTGIGAAMAEEEGGIEVDDDIGWLKHKLKFHVDEKELTRRAEDEYAVIDPRAKARDLQEKPDKKKWKGNPNRRTVRGVARNR, translated from the exons ATGAGTAACTT ATATGCTACCGAA CCTGCAACAAATGCCAAGGTCATCATAGATACGACCGCCGGTGAAATCGAG GTTGAGCTATGGGGTAAAGAATGCCCAAAAGCTGTTCGGAATTTCCTGGCACTCACCATGGAAG GTTATTACGACGGTGTCATCTTTCACCGCGTTGTCCCTGGGTTTATAATACAGTCTGGAGACCCTACTGGAACAGGCATGGGTGGCGAGAGTTTCTACGGAGAGCCTTTCCAAGATGAGATCCATGGACGACTGAAATTCAACCG CCGAGGATTACTGGGAATGGCAAATAATGGAAGTCGAAACTCCAATACTTCCCAATTCTTTATTACACTTGATGCTGCACCTGAACTCACAAACAAACATACTATGTTTGGAAAAGTTGTTGGAAACACCATCTTTA ACGTTTTGAATATTGGGAATCTTGATACGGACAAAGAAGAGAAACCTCTCAT TCCACCAAAGATTCGACGAATTCACATCATTGAAAACCCCTTCGATGACATTGTACCCCGTATCACAgcagaagagaagaaggctcAGCAAAAGGCCAAGCTAGAAGCAAAAAAGGACATGGAACAGCGAGAAAGGCGCGCAAAGGCTAAGAA GAACACAGGTTTATTGTCATTCGGAGACTCTGAGGAGATCCCTGAGGAATCGGTGACTATCAAGAAGAAGTCGATGACCAGACAGGACT TGGTTGATCCTTCAGAAGTCCAAGGCTCAGAATCCAGGACATCAAAAATGACCGAAACTTTTGTTAATATCCCTCCGTCTTTGAAGGACTTGGGCAAATCGAGAGAAAACGAAGCgagagaggagaaaaag GCTGTGGATCTGAAGAACATCCGGGCAAAGCATGAGAGGGAGAAGACTGGCGGCAG CGCTGCTCGTCAAGCTGAAATTAAACGTATGGAAGAGGACCTCCGTCGTCTCAAAAAGCGTAGTGGTTCCCTTTCGGACTCCGACTCTGACTCTTCCTCCCGTGCACGACACAAAGGCCCTTCCTATCTTGAGCAGGAGCTCGCTAAGTACGCGTCTAATCGAGGACGAGCGGCGATGAAGGCTGGGAACAAGAGAAGTAGAAgagacgaagaagaggacgtTCTCGCTGAGATGAGGAAGTTCAGCTCGCGAGTCATGCAGGCTGAAGACGAAccagaggaagagaaggcggaagagattgaggaAGGCGAAACGAAGGAAGGCACGGGAATAGGAGCTGCAATGgcggaagaggaaggaggtATAGAAGTAGATGACGACATTGGATGGCTGAAGCATAAACTCAAGTTCCATGTGGATGAGAAGGAGTTGACAAGGAGAGCAGAAGATGAATACGCG GTTATTGACCCTCGCGCCAAAGCAAGAGATTTACAGGAGAAGCCTGATAAGAAAAAATGGAAGGGAAACCCCAATAGGCGGACAGTGAGAGGTGTTGCGCGTAATAGATGA
- a CDS encoding protein-vacuolar targeting-related protein, putative (Similar to TIGR gene model, INSD accession AAW46010.1), with protein MSQGLTRRRAGASPAVGTSSSGQIDSPTFPSGSTIPRPGSSADNAASGAYEGRAKIAYDPRDFENSNEKGTVPRLTLMEEVLLLGLKDKAGYLSFWNDNISYALRGCILIELALRGRIAMVRDPARRRLALSDRLIEVIDDRQTGETILDEALKMIKSSEKYGAGAWVDLMSGETWNVMKIGYQLKQVRERLAKGLVDKGVLRTEKRNFLLFDMATHPIADMNAKDDVMRRVLSLLTARTAAIPPQALHKEGVKYRHMRAVVLVCAAYASSVLENALQRLSYDSREAAFARCDDILAEFCTWPFGQSTGSSSGPVAIGSASARRREGGSGGAGRESVQELVREVRKEMNSTTSGAGAGGGQEDQEELCFEVIATVLEIFGRMDSLL; from the exons ATGTCCCAAGGTCTCACACGTAGACGAGCAGGAGCATCACCAGCAGTAGGAACATCTTCTTCCGGCCAGATTGATTCTCCCACTTTCCCATCGGGATCAACAATCCCTCGACCGGGCTCGTCAGCCGACAACGCTGCTTCCGGCGCGTACGAAGGCAGAGCAAAAATAGCGTATGATCCCAGAGACTTTGAGAACAGTAATGAGAAGGGAACAGTTCCAAGATTAACGTTGATGGAGGAAGTATTATTATTGGGGCTGAAAGACAAGGCG GGTTATCTATCATTTTGGAACGACAACATATCGTACGCTCTTCGAGGTTGTATCCTCATTGAGCTTGCTCTGCGCGGACGTATCGCAATGGTCAGGGACCCAGCGCGTCGGCGGTTAGCGTTATCCGACAGGCTGATTGAGGTGATTGACGATCGACAAACGGGAGAGACTATTTTGGACGAAGCACTGAAGATGATCAAGTCGAGTGAGAAGTATGGCGCGGGAGCTTGGGTGGATCTTATGAGTG GCGAAACTTGGAATGTTATGAAAATTGGCTATCAACTCAAACAGGTCCGAGAACGCCTCGCCAAAGGCTTGGTGGACAAGGGGGTCCTTCGGACCGAGAAACGCAATTTTTTACTGTTCGATATGGCTACCCATCCTATTGCCGATATGAATGCGAAGGACGATGTGATGCGAAGGGTGCTTTCGCTTTTGACTGCACGTACTGCGGCTATTCCTCCGCAGGCATTGCACAAAGAAGGTGTCAAGTATAGGCATATGCGGGCAGTTGTGTTAGTCTGTGCTG CCTACGCGTCAAGCGTTCTTGAAAACGCTCTCCAGCGCCTGTCCTATGACTCACGCGAAGCCGCCTTTGCTCGTTGCGATGACATCCTCGCTGAGTTCTGCACTTGGCCCTTCGGTCAAAGTACTGGCTCGTCTTCTGGTCCCGTTGCAATCGGTTCCGCCAGCGCTCGTCGGCGGGAAGGTGGCTCCGGTGGAGCAGGCAGGGAAAGCGTACAGGAGCTTGTGAGAGAGGTGAGGAAGGAAATGAACTCAACAACGAGCGGTGCGGGAGCCGGCGGTGGACAAGAAGACCAGGAAGAGTTATGTTTCGAGGTGATTGCAACGGTTTTGGAGATCTTTGGGCGTATGGATAGCTTG CTTTAA